A portion of the Thermothelomyces thermophilus ATCC 42464 chromosome 5, complete sequence genome contains these proteins:
- a CDS encoding histone H2B-like protein (Contains conserved domain H2B [smart00427]. Contains conserved domain H2B [smart00427]), with protein MAPKADKKPASKAPANVASKAPEKKDAGKKTAPSGDKKKRSKARKETYSSYIYKVLKQVHPDTGISNRAMSILNSFVNDIFERVATEASKLAAYNKKSTISSREIQTSVRLILPGELAKHAVSEGTKAVTKYSSSTK; from the exons ATGGCCCCTAAGGCTGACAAAAAGCCCGCCTCGAAGGCCCCCGCCAATGTGGCCTCCAAGGCTCCGGAGAAGAAGGATGCCGGCAAGAAGACCGCGCCCTCGGGCGACAAGAAGAAGCGGAGCAAGGCTCGCAAGGAGACCTACTCCTCCTATATCTACAAGG TCCTCAAGCAGGTCCACCCCGACACTGGCATCTCCAACCGCGCCATGTCTATTCTGAACTCTTTCGTGAACG ATATCTTCGAGCGCGTCGCCACCGAGGCCTCTAAGCTCGCTGCCTACAACAAGAAGTCGACCATCTCGTCGCGCGAAATTCAGACATCGGTCCGCCTCATCCTCCCCGGCGAGCTGGCCAAGCACGCCGTGTCCGAAGGCACTAAGGCCGTCACCAAGTACTCGTCCAGCACGAAATAA